DNA from bacterium:
ATTAACTGAGTTCAATATCTTTTCCATCAATAAATCAATAAATCGTTTTTTATTCCCGAGACCATATCCGTCACTTATAGGTCCCTTTATGTTAAATATTCTTTTTATCAAATTTCGGGGATCGAAGTGAGTCAATCTATATACTTGAAGAGAAGAATAATCTAAATCATAATTCTTTATTTTTTCTTCATCAATAGTATCTGCAGCAAGAACAATAACTTTATGTCCTAATCTTTTAAGATATTTAGCCCAGGCATATACCCGTCTACAACCGGTTGTATTTAAAGGTGGAAAGGTATAACTAATCATAAGAATATTAGCCATTTCTTTATTTGCTCCTTTTTGTAAATAATTCTAAAAGTGTCTTAGCGGTTTTTTCCCATGAAAACAACTGAACTCGTTCTAATCCCTTTTGGATAAGATTTTTTTTGAGGTTGATGTCAGTTAGACCTCTATATATTCCTTCACTTATTTCTTGAATATTTAACGGCTCTACAAAGATAGCCGCATCATTTAAAATCTCTTTAAAAATAGGAATATTAGAGACTAAAACAGGACATCCACAAGCCATAGATTCTAATGGTGGAAAACCAAATCCTTCATAAAGAGAAGGAAAAAGAAATAACTCAGCCCCATTATATAACTTAACCAAATCCTCTTGAGGAACATAATTTAAAAATTTAACTTCTGCAGGAGAAAATTTTAGTTTTTTATAAATTCTATAAATTGACGAATTTTGCCAACCTTTTCCTCCAGCAATAAGAAGGGGATAGTTTAGTTGTGGATAATTTCTTCTAAATAAGGCATAAGATTTAAGTAAATTCTCAATATTTTTCCTTGGCTCTATAGTCGATACTGTCAGGAGATAATCTGTAGAGGTATGAAATTTATCAGCAATATATTGTTTGGTCTGGGTTTTAGGAAGAGGACGAAATTCTTTTTGACAAATACCAGGATAAGCGTATTTGATTTTATTTTGAAGTTTTGGAAATTTATCTTTTATTTCTAATGCCACAGATTCCGAAATGGTAATAATTTGATGTGCCTTTAAAAGAGAGGTTTTAAAAAACAACGGATAGATAATACGGTTATCCCATTTTAGTGTTGATGGATAAAAACAATAGGTTAAATCATAAACAGTTAATATTGTCCTGACACGAGAAGGAAGGTTTATAGGTAAAATAGATTCAGTTGCCCAGAAGATGTCAATAGCATCTTTTCTTAAGTCATTGTTGGCGTTAAACTGCATCCAGCAGGTAGCCATAGTGTTTAACCTGCCCTTTTTTATTCGCAAATGCCAGGAGGAAGGAACCTCTTCAAAAGGAATTTGTAAGGAATTGGGTGCATATAAAAAATATTGATTCTCACCATCTATCTTATGTAAGTGTTTAATAAGGTTGTATAAATAGACACTGATGCCGGTAAATTTTCTGGCTAATGGATATGCGACAATACCTATTCTCATTGTTTTTTCCCTTCAGAAACCTCTTTAAATATAGATAAAGTTTTAATTGCCGTTTGTTGCCAGGAAAACTTTTTT
Protein-coding regions in this window:
- a CDS encoding glycosyltransferase family 1 protein; translation: MRIGIVAYPLARKFTGISVYLYNLIKHLHKIDGENQYFLYAPNSLQIPFEEVPSSWHLRIKKGRLNTMATCWMQFNANNDLRKDAIDIFWATESILPINLPSRVRTILTVYDLTYCFYPSTLKWDNRIIYPLFFKTSLLKAHQIITISESVALEIKDKFPKLQNKIKYAYPGICQKEFRPLPKTQTKQYIADKFHTSTDYLLTVSTIEPRKNIENLLKSYALFRRNYPQLNYPLLIAGGKGWQNSSIYRIYKKLKFSPAEVKFLNYVPQEDLVKLYNGAELFLFPSLYEGFGFPPLESMACGCPVLVSNIPIFKEILNDAAIFVEPLNIQEISEGIYRGLTDINLKKNLIQKGLERVQLFSWEKTAKTLLELFTKRSK